Proteins from a single region of Halorubrum sp. 2020YC2:
- a CDS encoding phosphate-starvation-inducible PsiE family protein yields the protein MADSSAVDPSDDPSGPEHASDSAAAKTRGDRVSDATNRFIHGVELAAAALFALLFGIGVVDLAIQIVESVPTGAITDPNVVIGFIETGLLLLIIVEVYETVVAYIEQSDTRRIVRLVIYTGVIAMVRKVIIFRTTEYPSTQDALFAAVSYTIIIGGLVALLFVERSVGSSLMAE from the coding sequence ATGGCAGACTCGTCCGCGGTCGACCCGTCCGACGACCCGTCAGGGCCGGAACACGCGTCCGACTCGGCCGCAGCGAAGACGCGCGGCGACCGCGTCTCCGACGCGACGAACCGATTCATCCACGGCGTCGAGCTGGCGGCCGCGGCGCTTTTCGCCCTGTTGTTCGGCATCGGCGTGGTCGACCTCGCGATCCAGATCGTCGAGTCCGTCCCGACCGGCGCCATCACGGACCCGAACGTCGTCATCGGCTTCATCGAGACCGGACTGCTGCTGCTCATCATCGTCGAGGTGTACGAGACGGTCGTCGCCTACATCGAGCAGAGCGACACCCGGCGGATCGTTCGGCTGGTGATCTACACCGGTGTCATCGCCATGGTCCGGAAGGTAATCATCTTCCGCACCACGGAGTATCCGTCGACCCAGGACGCCCTGTTCGCCGCGGTGTCGTACACCATCATCATCGGCGGCCTAGTCGCGCTGCTGTTCGTCGAGCGCTCGGTCGGGTCCTCGCTGATGGCCGAGTGA
- a CDS encoding DUF420 domain-containing protein produces MSDWARENVSVLTAVASVVALALVFGAVGGVIPSSLLPQASDAVLAAIPHFNAAVSATAIATIVLGWRAISRGNVERHRNFMVTSFALFAAFLGAYLYRLILVGTTEFPGPEAVYSYVYLPFLAVHILLAIVCVPFVFHALFLAATRPYEDLYHTRHSQVGMVGAVLWLVSFSMGIGVYLLLYHVY; encoded by the coding sequence ATGTCCGACTGGGCCCGCGAGAACGTCTCCGTCCTGACCGCCGTCGCCTCCGTCGTCGCGCTCGCGCTCGTCTTCGGCGCGGTGGGCGGCGTGATTCCGAGTTCCCTGCTGCCACAGGCGAGCGACGCCGTCCTCGCCGCGATCCCGCACTTCAACGCCGCCGTCTCCGCGACCGCCATCGCCACGATCGTCCTCGGCTGGCGCGCGATCTCTCGCGGGAACGTGGAGCGCCACCGGAACTTCATGGTCACCTCGTTCGCGCTGTTCGCCGCGTTCCTCGGCGCGTACCTCTACCGGTTGATCCTCGTCGGCACGACCGAGTTCCCCGGCCCGGAGGCCGTCTACTCGTACGTCTACCTCCCCTTCCTCGCGGTCCACATCCTGCTCGCCATCGTCTGCGTCCCGTTCGTCTTCCACGCGCTCTTCCTCGCCGCGACCCGGCCGTACGAGGATCTGTACCACACTCGGCACTCGCAGGTCGGAATGGTCGGCGCCGTCCTCTGGCTGGTCTCCTTTTCAATGGGTATCGGCGTCTACCTGCTGCTGTACCACGTTTACTGA
- the purF gene encoding amidophosphoribosyltransferase — MNAGGDYGGDEPREKCGVVGVSLEDREAARPLYYALYALQHRGQESAGIVTHDGFQQHSHVERGLVGDAFEEGDLASLSGGTGIGHVRYPTAGSLDKSCAQPFSVSFKSGSLGLSHNGNLVNADEVREELAAAGHAFTSDGDTEVIAHDLARNLLEEDLVRAVKHTMNRIHGSYSLAITHDDTVLGVRDPLGNRPLCLGKIDGGYVLASESAAIDTLDGELIRDVRPGELVVLDPDGTGYDTYQLVERDSTAHCFFEHVYFARPDSVIDESLVYEVRRKLGRKLWEESGVESDVVMPVPDSGRAFASGYADAAGETTADGEPREADDGGVEFAEGLMKNRYVGRTFIMPTQDERERAVRLKLNPIKSTVEGKSVTIIDDSIVRGTTSTQLVELVREAGAEEVHLRIGAPPILAPCYFGIDMATREELIAADASTEEIRQEVGADSLSYLSIDAVADAVGESRADLCLGCVTGEYPFDVDGEATDRDVDAPVSDPAPADD, encoded by the coding sequence ATGAACGCCGGTGGGGACTACGGCGGCGACGAACCGCGGGAGAAGTGCGGCGTCGTCGGCGTCTCGCTCGAGGACCGGGAGGCCGCGCGACCGCTGTACTACGCGCTGTACGCGCTCCAACACCGCGGCCAGGAGTCGGCCGGGATCGTCACGCACGACGGGTTCCAACAGCACAGCCACGTCGAGCGCGGCCTCGTCGGCGACGCCTTCGAGGAGGGGGACCTCGCGTCGCTGTCGGGCGGCACCGGTATCGGTCACGTTCGCTACCCGACCGCCGGGAGCCTCGACAAGAGCTGCGCGCAGCCCTTTTCGGTCTCCTTCAAGTCCGGCTCGCTCGGGCTCTCGCACAACGGCAACCTCGTCAACGCCGACGAGGTGCGCGAGGAGCTGGCCGCGGCGGGCCACGCATTCACCTCCGACGGCGACACCGAGGTGATCGCTCACGACCTCGCGCGAAACCTCCTCGAAGAGGACCTCGTGCGCGCCGTCAAACACACGATGAACCGCATCCACGGCTCCTACTCGCTGGCTATCACCCACGACGACACCGTGTTAGGCGTGCGGGACCCGCTCGGGAACCGCCCGCTCTGTCTCGGGAAGATAGACGGCGGCTACGTCCTCGCCAGCGAGTCGGCCGCCATCGACACCCTCGACGGGGAGCTGATCCGCGACGTGCGGCCCGGCGAACTCGTCGTCTTAGACCCCGACGGCACCGGCTACGACACGTATCAGCTCGTCGAGCGTGACTCGACCGCCCACTGTTTCTTCGAACACGTCTACTTCGCCCGCCCCGACTCCGTCATCGACGAGAGCCTCGTGTACGAGGTTCGACGGAAGCTCGGCCGGAAGCTCTGGGAAGAGTCCGGCGTCGAGTCCGACGTGGTGATGCCAGTCCCCGACTCCGGGCGCGCGTTCGCCTCCGGGTACGCGGACGCCGCGGGCGAGACGACCGCCGACGGCGAGCCCCGCGAGGCGGACGACGGCGGCGTGGAGTTCGCGGAGGGACTGATGAAGAACCGGTACGTGGGCCGGACGTTCATCATGCCCACGCAGGACGAGCGCGAGCGCGCGGTCCGGCTGAAGCTCAACCCGATCAAGTCGACGGTGGAGGGGAAGTCGGTCACCATCATCGACGACTCCATCGTCCGCGGGACGACCTCGACTCAGCTGGTCGAACTGGTCCGCGAGGCCGGCGCCGAGGAGGTCCACCTCCGGATCGGCGCGCCGCCTATCCTCGCGCCCTGTTACTTCGGCATCGACATGGCGACGCGCGAGGAGCTGATCGCCGCGGACGCCTCGACCGAGGAGATACGGCAGGAGGTGGGCGCCGACTCGCTCTCGTACCTCTCCATCGACGCCGTCGCGGACGCGGTCGGGGAGAGCCGCGCGGACCTGTGTCTCGGCTGCGTCACCGGCGAGTACCCCTTCGACGTCGACGGCGAGGCGACCGACCGCGACGTCGACGCACCGGTCTCGGACCCGGCGCCGGCTGACGATTAG
- a CDS encoding halocyanin domain-containing protein yields MTRNADAAAEGDDAGSMSRRGFFRAGAAGAAVAAGVAAGSGTAAAQYDGWLEGVSNYDGTHDYRGQGEVTVEVGAGENGLLFGPAAILVDQGTTVVWEWTGQGGGHNVVADDGTFDSGSAVGEEGTTFEHTFEDASDGDTFNYYCGPHQSVGMKGVVAVGSVDDDLVDPQAEGGDGGDGGSGGGGASGYGDWFEDVGNYEGTQDLRGQDEVSVSVGAGENGLLFDPPAILVDQGTTVVWEWTGQGGGHNVVEENDAFSSGEPVAEEGETFEYTFEDASEGDVFRYACAPHQGVGMKGAVAVGAVDDELLGGEGGEGGSGSGSGLSASDIGTLALGFGFAGALLVPLFYAAHQKAERNA; encoded by the coding sequence ATGACACGGAACGCCGACGCTGCCGCCGAGGGCGACGACGCCGGGTCGATGAGCCGTCGCGGGTTCTTCCGCGCCGGGGCCGCCGGGGCGGCGGTCGCCGCGGGAGTCGCCGCCGGAAGCGGGACCGCGGCCGCCCAGTACGACGGCTGGCTGGAGGGCGTCAGCAACTACGACGGCACCCACGACTACCGCGGGCAAGGCGAGGTCACCGTCGAGGTCGGGGCGGGCGAGAACGGGCTCCTGTTCGGTCCCGCCGCTATCCTCGTCGATCAGGGGACGACCGTGGTGTGGGAGTGGACCGGGCAGGGCGGCGGCCACAACGTCGTCGCGGACGACGGCACCTTCGACAGCGGGTCTGCGGTCGGGGAGGAGGGGACGACCTTCGAGCATACCTTCGAGGACGCGAGCGACGGGGACACGTTCAACTACTACTGCGGCCCGCACCAGTCGGTCGGCATGAAGGGCGTCGTCGCGGTCGGCTCCGTCGACGACGACCTCGTCGACCCGCAGGCGGAGGGCGGCGACGGAGGGGACGGCGGCTCCGGCGGGGGCGGCGCGTCCGGTTACGGCGACTGGTTCGAGGACGTCGGCAACTACGAGGGGACACAGGACCTCCGCGGTCAAGACGAGGTCTCCGTCTCGGTCGGCGCGGGCGAGAACGGCCTGCTGTTCGACCCGCCCGCGATTCTGGTCGATCAGGGGACGACCGTGGTGTGGGAGTGGACCGGGCAGGGCGGCGGCCACAACGTCGTCGAGGAGAACGACGCGTTCTCCAGCGGCGAGCCGGTGGCGGAGGAAGGGGAGACCTTCGAGTACACCTTCGAGGACGCGAGCGAGGGCGACGTGTTCCGCTACGCCTGCGCGCCGCATCAGGGCGTCGGAATGAAGGGCGCGGTCGCGGTCGGCGCCGTCGACGACGAACTCCTCGGCGGCGAGGGCGGTGAGGGCGGCTCCGGCAGCGGGAGCGGCCTCTCCGCGAGCGACATCGGGACGCTGGCGCTCGGGTTCGGCTTCGCGGGTGCGCTGCTCGTCCCGCTGTTCTACGCGGCACACCAGAAGGCCGAGCGGAACGCGTAG
- the gatE gene encoding Glu-tRNA(Gln) amidotransferase subunit GatE, whose protein sequence is MSTDATPEYDYEELGLVAGLEIHQQLDTETKLFCDSPTVERDPDEAERSITRQLHPTKSELGELDDAAMEESRVDREFTYLAYDTTCLVEEDDEPPRRVDGEALSVALQIADLLDLSVVDQAHVMRKLVIDGSNTSGFQRSILLGQDGEIETESGSVSVVDLMLEEESAKRVEETEEGVVYSLDRLGVPLVEIGTGPDIRSPEGARRAAERIGMLLRSTGAVKRGLGTIRQDVNVSIADGARVEVKGVQDLQGIEDIVRGEAGRQAELLAIRDELRERDASVGDVSDATDVFADTESGVIRGALDSGGKVTAVPLFGFDGLVGREIQPDRRLGTELSDHAKRHGAGGIFHTDELPAYGVTAEEVGALRDAVGAGEDDAVAIVAADPETADLAIEAAAERAETAIEGVPEETRGANDDGTTRYLRPLPGAARMYPETDVPPVEPDPSDVETPELLDEKASRYAEEFGLDAGLAEQVAFGQRFPLFEAAVERGVDPTFAASTLESTTTEIRRDGAPVENLTDDHFLDLFDLVEDGDLAKEGVPEVLTTLAEEPSLSAAEAVEAAGLSGVSEDEVREAVVEVVERNADQIEAEGMGAFSGLMGEAMGALRGKADGEVVSDVLREEIGERS, encoded by the coding sequence ATGAGTACGGACGCGACCCCCGAGTACGACTACGAGGAGTTGGGGCTCGTCGCCGGGCTGGAGATCCACCAGCAGCTCGACACCGAGACGAAGCTGTTCTGTGACTCCCCGACCGTCGAGCGCGACCCGGACGAGGCCGAGCGGTCGATCACCCGGCAGCTCCACCCGACGAAGAGCGAACTGGGCGAACTCGACGACGCGGCGATGGAGGAGAGCCGCGTCGACCGCGAGTTCACCTACCTCGCGTACGACACCACCTGCCTCGTCGAGGAGGACGACGAGCCGCCCCGGCGCGTCGACGGCGAGGCGCTCTCGGTGGCGCTCCAGATAGCCGACCTGCTCGACCTCTCGGTGGTCGATCAGGCCCACGTCATGCGGAAGCTCGTCATCGACGGCTCGAACACCTCCGGCTTCCAGCGCTCGATCCTCCTCGGACAGGACGGCGAGATCGAGACCGAGTCCGGCTCGGTGTCGGTCGTCGACCTCATGCTCGAAGAGGAGTCCGCGAAGCGCGTCGAGGAGACGGAGGAGGGCGTCGTCTACTCGCTCGACCGGCTCGGGGTGCCCCTCGTCGAGATCGGGACGGGCCCCGACATCCGCAGCCCCGAGGGCGCGCGGCGGGCCGCCGAGCGGATCGGGATGCTGCTGCGCTCGACGGGCGCGGTCAAGCGCGGCCTCGGCACCATCCGGCAGGACGTGAACGTCTCCATCGCGGACGGCGCCCGCGTCGAGGTGAAAGGCGTTCAGGATCTTCAGGGGATCGAGGACATCGTCCGTGGCGAGGCCGGGCGACAGGCCGAGCTGCTCGCGATTCGGGACGAACTCCGCGAGCGCGACGCGAGCGTGGGCGACGTCTCCGACGCGACCGACGTGTTCGCGGACACCGAGTCGGGAGTCATCCGCGGCGCGCTCGACTCCGGGGGGAAGGTGACCGCGGTCCCGCTGTTCGGCTTCGACGGCCTCGTTGGGCGGGAAATCCAGCCGGACCGCCGGCTCGGCACGGAGCTGTCGGACCACGCGAAGCGCCACGGCGCGGGCGGCATCTTCCACACCGACGAACTGCCCGCGTACGGCGTCACGGCCGAGGAGGTCGGCGCCCTCCGCGACGCGGTCGGGGCGGGCGAGGACGACGCCGTCGCCATCGTCGCCGCCGACCCGGAGACCGCCGACCTCGCGATCGAGGCGGCCGCCGAGCGCGCCGAGACCGCGATCGAGGGCGTCCCCGAGGAGACCCGCGGCGCGAACGACGACGGGACGACGCGGTACCTCCGGCCGCTGCCGGGCGCGGCGCGGATGTACCCCGAGACTGACGTGCCGCCGGTCGAGCCTGACCCCTCCGACGTGGAGACCCCCGAACTGCTCGACGAGAAGGCGTCGCGGTACGCCGAGGAGTTCGGGCTCGACGCCGGGCTGGCCGAGCAGGTCGCGTTCGGCCAGCGGTTCCCGCTGTTCGAGGCGGCGGTCGAGCGGGGCGTCGACCCCACCTTCGCGGCCTCGACGCTAGAGTCGACGACGACGGAGATCCGCCGCGACGGCGCGCCCGTCGAGAACCTCACCGACGACCACTTCCTCGACCTCTTCGACCTCGTCGAGGACGGCGACCTCGCGAAGGAGGGCGTCCCCGAGGTGTTAACCACGCTCGCGGAGGAACCCTCGCTGTCCGCGGCCGAGGCCGTCGAGGCGGCCGGGCTCTCGGGCGTGAGCGAGGACGAGGTCCGCGAGGCGGTCGTGGAGGTCGTCGAGCGCAACGCCGACCAGATCGAGGCCGAGGGGATGGGCGCGTTCTCCGGCCTGATGGGCGAGGCCATGGGTGCGCTCCGCGGCAAGGCGGACGGCGAGGTCGTCTCAGACGTGTTACGCGAGGAGATCGGCGAGCGCTCGTAA
- a CDS encoding DUF5820 family protein, translated as MAFESLPEGWRVWNEEPSGRAILVYRPDVFGTGDLPDECLPTIYLTNGARNARPGSGQYATEEWHVVLFLEPEIEAVAETYESREAGAAGVVDAAERFVAGEVDYRAAYQVPREDYFARLDEFVGGEGTA; from the coding sequence ATGGCCTTCGAATCGCTGCCGGAGGGGTGGCGGGTGTGGAACGAGGAGCCGAGCGGGCGGGCCATCCTCGTCTACCGCCCCGACGTCTTCGGGACCGGCGACCTCCCCGACGAGTGTCTCCCGACGATCTACCTGACGAACGGCGCCCGAAACGCGCGGCCCGGCTCGGGTCAGTACGCGACCGAGGAGTGGCACGTCGTGCTCTTCTTAGAGCCCGAGATAGAGGCGGTCGCGGAGACGTACGAGAGCCGCGAGGCGGGCGCGGCCGGCGTGGTCGACGCCGCGGAGCGGTTCGTCGCGGGGGAGGTCGACTACCGGGCGGCGTATCAGGTGCCGCGAGAGGACTACTTCGCGCGCCTCGACGAGTTCGTCGGCGGCGAGGGAACCGCGTGA
- the rqcH gene encoding ribosome rescue protein RqcH, with translation MDQKRELSSIDLAALVTELNRYEGAKVDKAYLYDDDLLRLKLRDFDRGRVELMIEVGEIKRAHAADPDHVADAPGRPPNFAKMLRNRMSGADFAGVEQYEFDRILTFEFEREDQNTTLVAELFGQGNVAALDETGEVIGALSTVRLKSRTVAPGSQYEYPASRLNPLDVSRGGFDRHMRESDSDVVRTLATQLNLGGLYAEEVCTRAGVPKETPIEEATDDQLGALHDALARIDERLRSGDVDPRVYEESVDGSGSDDDGSDGDDDVDPRVVDVTPFPLAEHEGLPSVGFDSFNAAVDEYFHRLGSEDTAEGEAPADAGASRPEFEEEIAKQERIIEQQRGAIEGFEEQAQAERERAELLYANYDLVDEVISTVREARENEVPWDEIGETLDAGAERGIPAAEAVVDVDGGEGTVTVELDEEGDDGGTTRVELDASEGVEVNADRLYREAKRVEDKKEGAMEAIESTREELEAVKERKAEWEEKQAADDGGDGEGDDEDEEYETDWLARSSIPIRSPDDWYDRFRWFHTSTGYLVIGGRNADQNEELVKKYMSKHDRFFHTQAHGGPVTILKASGPSESADPVDFSEETLREAAQFAVSYSSDWKDGRGAGDAYMVEPDQVSKTPESGEYIEKGSFVIRGDRTYFEDVPCRIAVGVQCEPITRAIGGPPSAIVDRAAAHVTFEPGMYAQNDAAMMAYRNLKERFNDQSFVRKVASADLLQEFLPPGGSDIVD, from the coding sequence ATGGACCAGAAGCGGGAGCTGTCGAGCATCGACCTCGCCGCGCTCGTCACCGAGCTGAATCGGTACGAGGGCGCGAAGGTCGACAAGGCGTACCTCTACGACGACGACCTGCTCCGGCTGAAGCTGCGCGACTTCGACCGCGGCCGCGTCGAGCTCATGATCGAGGTCGGGGAGATCAAGCGCGCGCACGCCGCCGATCCCGACCACGTCGCGGACGCGCCGGGCCGCCCGCCGAACTTCGCGAAGATGCTCCGCAACCGGATGTCGGGCGCCGACTTCGCGGGCGTCGAGCAGTACGAGTTCGACCGCATCCTCACCTTCGAGTTCGAGCGCGAGGACCAGAACACGACGCTCGTCGCCGAGCTGTTCGGCCAGGGGAACGTCGCCGCGCTCGACGAGACGGGCGAGGTGATCGGGGCGCTGTCGACGGTCCGGCTCAAGTCCCGCACCGTCGCGCCCGGCTCGCAGTACGAGTACCCGGCCTCCCGGCTCAACCCGCTCGACGTGAGCCGCGGCGGGTTCGACCGCCACATGCGCGAGTCGGACAGCGACGTGGTGCGCACGCTCGCGACACAGCTGAACCTCGGCGGCCTGTACGCCGAGGAGGTGTGTACCCGGGCGGGCGTCCCGAAGGAGACCCCCATCGAGGAGGCGACCGACGACCAGCTCGGTGCGCTCCACGACGCGCTCGCTCGGATCGACGAGCGGCTCCGGTCGGGCGACGTCGACCCCCGCGTGTACGAGGAGTCGGTCGACGGCAGCGGGAGCGACGACGACGGGAGCGATGGAGACGACGATGTCGACCCCCGCGTCGTCGACGTGACGCCCTTCCCGCTCGCGGAACACGAGGGGCTGCCGAGCGTCGGGTTCGACTCCTTTAACGCCGCGGTTGACGAGTACTTCCACCGGCTCGGGAGCGAGGACACCGCCGAGGGCGAGGCGCCCGCGGACGCCGGCGCCTCCCGCCCGGAGTTCGAGGAGGAGATCGCCAAACAGGAGCGGATCATCGAACAGCAGCGAGGGGCGATCGAGGGGTTCGAGGAGCAGGCGCAGGCGGAGCGGGAGCGCGCCGAACTGCTGTACGCAAACTACGACCTCGTCGACGAGGTGATCTCGACGGTGCGGGAGGCCCGCGAGAACGAGGTCCCGTGGGACGAGATCGGTGAGACCCTCGACGCGGGAGCGGAGCGAGGAATTCCGGCCGCTGAGGCCGTCGTCGACGTCGACGGCGGCGAGGGGACGGTAACGGTCGAACTCGACGAGGAGGGCGACGACGGCGGCACGACCCGGGTCGAACTCGACGCGAGCGAGGGCGTGGAGGTCAACGCCGACCGCCTGTACCGGGAGGCGAAGCGCGTCGAGGACAAGAAGGAAGGCGCGATGGAAGCGATCGAGTCGACCCGCGAGGAGCTTGAGGCCGTCAAGGAGCGGAAGGCAGAGTGGGAGGAGAAGCAGGCGGCCGACGACGGCGGCGACGGCGAGGGCGACGACGAAGACGAGGAGTACGAGACCGACTGGCTCGCCCGCTCCTCGATCCCGATCCGGAGCCCCGACGACTGGTACGACCGGTTCCGGTGGTTCCACACCTCGACGGGCTACCTCGTCATCGGCGGGCGCAACGCCGACCAGAACGAGGAGCTGGTGAAGAAGTACATGAGCAAACACGACCGGTTCTTCCACACGCAGGCGCACGGGGGGCCGGTGACGATCCTGAAGGCGTCCGGCCCGTCGGAGTCGGCCGACCCGGTCGACTTCTCGGAAGAGACGCTGCGGGAGGCCGCGCAGTTCGCGGTCTCCTACTCGTCGGACTGGAAGGACGGCCGCGGCGCGGGCGACGCGTACATGGTCGAGCCGGATCAGGTGTCGAAGACGCCCGAGAGCGGCGAGTACATCGAAAAGGGGAGCTTCGTGATCCGCGGCGACCGCACGTACTTCGAGGACGTCCCCTGCCGGATCGCGGTCGGCGTCCAGTGTGAACCGATCACCCGCGCCATCGGCGGCCCGCCGTCGGCCATCGTCGACCGCGCGGCCGCGCACGTCACCTTCGAGCCGGGGATGTACGCGCAAAACGACGCCGCGATGATGGCCTACCGGAACCTGAAAGAGCGGTTCAACGACCAGTCGTTCGTGCGGAAGGTCGCGAGCGCGGACCTGCTGCAGGAGTTCCTCCCGCCGGGCGGGTCGGACATCGTGGACTGA
- a CDS encoding tRNA uridine(34) 5-carboxymethylaminomethyl modification radical SAM/GNAT enzyme Elp3 has protein sequence MSTDAAGDAAAEAESDDADSEAFVRTCEHLVDRILAGEIERDDLERAKLDACSEFGSPKVPKNTEILDHAPAEARDDVIEVVQRKPVRTASGVSPVAIMTSPELCPHGKCLYCPGGPASEFSSAQSYTGHEPAAARGEQNDYDPYGQVTLRLEQLRKIGHPVDKVELILMGGTMTARSHDYQEWFVKRALQAMNDYDLNKEPEPAEGESFAPAPEETSFEYLEDVIAENETNAIRNIGTTFETKPDWCDPEQIDRMLDLGGTKVEVGVQTTYERINREMHRGHGNEASRNANRRLRDAAFKVGFHMMPGQPGMTREMCLEDFRQLFDNPDWRPDYLKIYPTLVVEGTRVYDRWRREDFDPLTSEEAADVVAEVMDLIPKYTRLQRVQRDIPADFIDAGVQKSNLRQLAAQRAEEKGIVQRDIRAREVGHNDADPDPDDVELSVTTYEAGGGTEHFLAFEDPVRDLLVGFCRLRFPSFAPDQPGAPGTESDPIRPELEDAALVRELHVYGNEVGIGGDGDWQHQGYGTELLERAEELAREAGYRKIAVISGIGAREYYRNKLGYRQDGPYVSKRI, from the coding sequence ATGAGTACCGACGCGGCAGGTGACGCGGCCGCCGAAGCGGAGTCCGACGACGCCGACTCCGAGGCGTTCGTCCGCACCTGCGAGCACCTCGTCGACCGCATCCTCGCGGGCGAAATCGAGCGCGACGACCTCGAACGCGCCAAGCTCGACGCCTGCTCGGAGTTCGGCTCCCCGAAGGTGCCGAAGAACACCGAGATACTCGACCACGCGCCCGCCGAGGCCCGCGACGACGTGATCGAGGTGGTCCAGCGCAAGCCGGTCCGGACCGCCTCGGGCGTCTCGCCGGTCGCGATCATGACCTCGCCGGAGCTGTGCCCGCACGGAAAGTGCCTCTACTGCCCCGGCGGCCCGGCCTCGGAGTTCTCCTCGGCGCAGTCGTACACGGGCCACGAGCCGGCCGCCGCCCGCGGCGAGCAGAACGACTACGACCCGTACGGACAGGTCACCCTCCGGCTCGAACAGCTCCGGAAGATCGGCCACCCGGTCGACAAGGTGGAGCTCATCCTGATGGGCGGGACGATGACCGCGCGCTCGCACGACTACCAGGAATGGTTCGTCAAGCGCGCCCTCCAGGCCATGAACGACTACGACCTCAACAAGGAGCCGGAGCCGGCGGAGGGCGAGTCGTTCGCGCCCGCCCCCGAGGAGACTTCGTTCGAGTACCTCGAGGACGTGATCGCGGAAAACGAGACGAACGCGATCCGCAACATCGGCACCACCTTCGAGACGAAGCCGGACTGGTGTGACCCAGAGCAGATCGACCGCATGCTCGACTTGGGCGGGACGAAGGTCGAGGTCGGCGTCCAGACCACCTACGAGCGCATCAACCGCGAGATGCACCGCGGGCACGGCAACGAAGCGAGCCGGAACGCCAACCGCCGCCTCCGCGACGCCGCGTTCAAGGTTGGCTTCCACATGATGCCCGGCCAGCCGGGGATGACCCGGGAGATGTGTCTAGAGGATTTCCGGCAGCTGTTCGACAACCCCGACTGGCGCCCCGACTACCTGAAGATCTACCCCACCCTCGTCGTCGAGGGGACCCGGGTGTACGACCGCTGGCGCCGCGAGGACTTCGATCCGCTGACGAGCGAGGAGGCGGCCGACGTCGTCGCGGAGGTCATGGACCTCATCCCGAAGTACACGCGGCTCCAGCGGGTCCAGCGCGACATCCCCGCGGACTTCATCGACGCCGGCGTCCAGAAGTCGAACCTCCGCCAGCTCGCGGCGCAGCGCGCCGAGGAGAAGGGGATCGTCCAGCGCGACATCCGCGCCCGCGAGGTCGGCCACAACGACGCCGACCCGGACCCGGACGACGTCGAACTCTCGGTCACCACCTACGAGGCCGGCGGCGGCACGGAACATTTCCTCGCCTTCGAGGACCCCGTCCGCGACCTCCTCGTCGGGTTCTGTCGCCTGCGGTTCCCCTCCTTCGCGCCCGACCAGCCCGGCGCGCCGGGCACCGAGAGCGACCCGATCCGTCCGGAACTCGAAGACGCCGCGCTGGTCCGCGAGCTACACGTGTACGGCAACGAGGTCGGCATCGGCGGCGACGGCGACTGGCAGCATCAGGGGTACGGGACTGAGCTCTTAGAACGCGCAGAGGAACTGGCCCGCGAGGCCGGCTACCGGAAGATCGCGGTCATCTCGGGTATCGGCGCCCGCGAGTACTACCGGAACAAGCTCGGCTACCGACAGGACGGGCCGTACGTGTCGAAGCGGATCTGA